The following are from one region of the Ochotona princeps isolate mOchPri1 chromosome 4, mOchPri1.hap1, whole genome shotgun sequence genome:
- the SAA1 gene encoding serum amyloid A-1 protein: MKLLTGLLLCSLVLGVSSQPWIDFVDQAVRGSWDMWRAYSDMREANFINSDKYFHARGNYDAARRGPGGVWAAEVLSDARENLQQFLGRGAEDTEADQFANRWGRSGKDPNHFRPKGLPDKY, translated from the exons ATGAAGCTCCTCACAGGCCTGCTTCTCTGCTCCTTGGTCCTGGGAGTCAGCAGCCAACCCTGGATCGACTTCGTGGATCAGGCTGTGAGAG ggtcctgggacatgTGGAGAGCCTACTCTGACATGAGAGAAGCCAATTTCATCAATTCTGACAAGTACTTCCACGCTCGGGGGAACTATGACGCTGCCCGAAGAGGCCCTGGAGGAGTCTGGGCTGCTGAAGTGCTCAG TGATGCCCGAGAAAATTTGCAGCAATTCCTGGGCCGTGGGGCAGAGGACACAGAGGCCGACCAGTTTGCCAACCGCTGGGGCCGCAGCGGCAAAGACCCCAATCACTTCCGACCCAAGGGACTGCCTGACAAGTACTGA